The Sphingomonas telluris genome includes a window with the following:
- a CDS encoding three component ABC system middle component has product MADQWAGRERIRLLNPAFTGATIARATEGYVEVTGSGLPFAYAYLIAPFVLHSETRSKLPGSLATRLLPWTEKFGEVIATFPQRVAELSPYSSKGILLATLGGLAELSGDASLFAKPNASLKRYTGQSGSTEVENILKKSHFVGKWLAAAGTPATVFTALGVRFEDHYK; this is encoded by the coding sequence ATGGCTGATCAATGGGCAGGTCGCGAACGCATACGTTTGCTCAACCCCGCCTTCACCGGCGCGACAATTGCGCGGGCAACAGAAGGATATGTTGAAGTTACGGGTTCCGGGCTTCCTTTCGCCTACGCATATCTGATCGCGCCATTTGTTCTGCATTCGGAAACCCGATCAAAATTGCCTGGTTCGCTTGCGACCAGGCTCTTGCCTTGGACTGAAAAGTTCGGGGAGGTCATTGCTACGTTCCCTCAGCGAGTTGCAGAACTCTCACCTTACTCTTCCAAAGGCATTCTTCTCGCGACACTCGGGGGACTGGCAGAACTCTCAGGGGACGCTTCTCTTTTCGCCAAGCCGAATGCCTCGTTAAAGAGGTACACTGGGCAAAGCGGCTCAACCGAAGTCGAGAACATCCTGAAAAAATCGCACTTTGTAGGAAAGTGGCTGGCCGCCGCTGGAACTCCCGCAACAGTGTTCACGGCGTTGGGGGTTAGATTTGAAGATCACTATAAGTAA
- a CDS encoding ABC-three component system protein, with translation MKDVEDEEALEPLDGRIFVRQIKALNAGSSRIRRAQKDFFKSGAQRSKWVREFKVNPDELAAYDQSLAERWERKSAILRDELDSSADDVAKCKWGRTLLGWAEEQEVPIRNARAQFLTSGSYHALADQMKVGWHPDYEALFKDG, from the coding sequence GTGAAAGACGTCGAGGACGAAGAGGCGCTGGAACCGCTAGATGGTCGGATCTTCGTCAGGCAGATCAAGGCTCTTAACGCTGGGTCTTCTAGAATTCGCCGGGCGCAGAAGGACTTTTTCAAGTCCGGCGCTCAACGGTCAAAATGGGTTCGCGAGTTCAAGGTAAATCCTGATGAACTGGCCGCTTACGACCAATCGCTGGCTGAGCGATGGGAAAGAAAATCTGCCATTCTTCGCGACGAGCTAGATAGCAGCGCGGATGACGTCGCGAAATGCAAATGGGGCCGGACTCTGCTGGGCTGGGCCGAAGAGCAGGAAGTGCCCATTCGAAACGCAAGAGCACAGTTCCTGACGAGTGGATCTTATCACGCGCTCGCCGATCAGATGAAGGTTGGCTGGCACCCAGACTATGAGGCGCTTTTCAAAGATGGCTGA
- a CDS encoding calcium-binding protein has translation MPKPSPSLGPISIKGGKGADHIVIGESPYVYSTADQNRGFVIDGSNGDDVLAGGIGVDRISGGSGFDIIRAQSEDILGTPSGTAAYDGGLDRDILDFSLWTQGVAIDLGTTNISGDRDRFYTNFSMDSPTGLNIALNEANDLRGVTVSIEGLIGGSANDFLSGDWGANYIEGGAGDDYITGKRGDDRLIGGAGNDFILTGADTDLVSGGAGNDTLVLGGGTTGAYYVTTVDDFDTRAGDADASFDRIWINQDFDWHFEAAANGTLKIVYGVDYYPSPLGEVVLQGLTMANAADVIVQGFDPMTGMPG, from the coding sequence ATGCCGAAGCCATCTCCCAGCCTCGGGCCGATCAGCATCAAGGGCGGCAAGGGTGCCGATCACATCGTCATCGGCGAGAGCCCGTACGTCTATTCAACAGCAGACCAGAACCGCGGCTTCGTCATTGACGGAAGCAACGGCGACGACGTCCTTGCTGGCGGGATCGGCGTCGATCGCATCAGCGGCGGCTCGGGCTTCGACATTATCAGGGCGCAATCCGAGGACATCCTCGGAACTCCTTCTGGCACGGCGGCCTATGACGGCGGGCTCGATCGGGACATTCTCGACTTCAGCCTGTGGACGCAGGGCGTTGCGATCGACCTTGGGACGACCAACATCTCGGGCGACCGCGACCGCTTCTACACCAACTTCTCGATGGACAGCCCGACCGGCCTCAACATCGCGCTAAACGAAGCGAACGACCTTCGGGGAGTGACCGTCAGCATCGAGGGACTGATCGGCGGCTCGGCCAACGATTTCCTCAGCGGCGACTGGGGCGCCAATTACATCGAGGGTGGCGCCGGCGACGACTACATCACCGGAAAGCGCGGGGACGATCGCCTGATCGGCGGCGCCGGCAACGACTTCATTCTGACGGGCGCGGACACCGACCTCGTCTCGGGCGGAGCGGGCAACGACACGCTGGTGCTCGGCGGCGGGACGACGGGCGCTTATTATGTGACGACCGTCGACGACTTCGACACCCGCGCGGGCGACGCGGACGCGTCGTTCGACCGCATCTGGATCAACCAGGACTTCGACTGGCATTTCGAGGCGGCGGCCAACGGCACGCTGAAGATCGTTTACGGCGTCGACTACTACCCGAGCCCGCTGGGGGAGGTGGTGCTGCAGGGCCTGACGATGGCCAACGCGGCCGACGTGATTGTGCAGGGCTTCGATCCGATGACAGGAATGCCGGGTTAG
- a CDS encoding hydantoinase B/oxoprolinase family protein codes for MAWHFAIDRGGTFTDVIAWDESGNFRTEKLLSENPGQYDDAALEGIRRIVAEESGELGEVRMGTTVATNALLERKGARVALAITRGFGDALRIGYQARPDIFARHIVLPDQPYEAVIEIAERVGAGGEIVTPLDEEAARAELKRVRDTGIDALAIVLMHGWKFGEHERRVADIARELGFEQVSVSHEVAPLIKLIGRGDTTVVDAYLSPILRRYVDRVAGGLPPGTKLQFMQSNGGLTDAGAFRGKDAILSGPAGGVVGMVTASGEDRLIGFDMGGTSTDVSHFAGRYELADESTVAGVRIRAPMMQIHTVAAGGGSVCRFDGMRFRVGPESAGAKPGPASYRGGGPLTVTDCNLFLGRIVPNEFPAVFGPQGDERLDPAASEARLREVADHVERALGRRMELAEIAEGFLRIAVDNMANAIRKISIARGHDVRRYTLVSFGGAGGQHACRVADSLGIERILVHPLASLLSAYGIGLADVKAIREAGVVKPLSEDFSLPLQVLEDAATEALIEQGVERDRVELHRRARLRLAGSDTTLEVEVGPETQMRETFSDLHRKRFGYVDEAGEVIVDALIVEAVAPTGTEAVFTQPPGGGAEPRDFGDWKVFARNGLSGEQRVEGPALVTDRSSVTVVEHGWRAARIEDGTLVLTRPTPVQRAHAIGTDADPVMLEIFNNLFMAIAEEMGVALQSTATSVNIKERLDFSCAIFDAEGALIANAPHIPVHLGSMGESIRTIIETRGGNRDGRGIRRGDAYVLNDPYRGGTHLPDITVIVPVFYGGEDEPSAFVAARGHHADIGGIAPGSMPPDSRSIDQEGVLIDNVLLVDEGHFRDPEIRALLGLGEWPARNIDRNISDLKAQLAACVRGAEVLAATARDYGPDVIAAYMRHVLANAEESVRRLLDRLDDGGFEYEMDNGARVAVKIAIDKASRSATFDFTGTSAQLPDNFNAPYSIVRAASLYVVRTLVDDPIPMNDGCLRPIRLVVPDGCMLSPRYPAAVVAGNVETSQVVTDTLFAATGRLAPSQGTMNNFTFGNARHQYYETIAGGSGAGPDHDGTSAVQTHMTNSRLTDPEVLETRLPVRLERFAIRRRSGGEGLHRGGDGVVRDVRFLEPMRANMLANRRRVAPKGLAGGGDALPGRNWVERVDGSSEQLTATDAAEMQPGDRFVIETPGGGGFGARA; via the coding sequence GTGGCGTGGCATTTCGCGATAGACCGGGGCGGGACGTTCACGGACGTCATCGCCTGGGACGAGAGCGGCAACTTCCGGACCGAGAAGCTGCTGTCGGAGAACCCGGGTCAGTATGACGATGCCGCGCTGGAAGGCATCCGGCGCATCGTCGCGGAGGAAAGCGGAGAGCTCGGCGAAGTGCGCATGGGCACGACGGTCGCGACCAACGCCTTGCTGGAGCGTAAGGGCGCCCGGGTGGCGCTGGCGATCACGCGCGGGTTCGGGGACGCCCTGCGCATCGGATACCAGGCGCGGCCGGACATCTTCGCGCGGCATATCGTATTGCCGGATCAGCCCTATGAGGCCGTGATCGAGATCGCGGAGCGGGTCGGGGCAGGCGGCGAGATCGTCACGCCGCTCGATGAGGAGGCGGCGCGGGCGGAGCTGAAGCGCGTGCGTGACACCGGCATCGACGCGCTGGCGATCGTGCTGATGCATGGCTGGAAGTTCGGGGAGCATGAGCGGCGCGTGGCCGATATCGCGCGGGAGCTCGGCTTCGAGCAGGTCTCCGTCAGCCACGAGGTCGCGCCGCTGATCAAGCTGATCGGACGCGGCGATACGACGGTCGTCGACGCCTATCTCTCGCCGATCCTGCGGCGGTACGTCGACCGGGTCGCGGGAGGATTGCCGCCAGGAACGAAGCTGCAGTTCATGCAGTCGAACGGCGGCCTGACCGACGCGGGCGCCTTCCGCGGTAAGGACGCCATCCTGTCCGGCCCGGCCGGCGGCGTTGTCGGCATGGTCACGGCGTCCGGCGAAGACCGGCTGATCGGCTTCGACATGGGCGGCACGTCGACGGACGTCTCGCATTTTGCCGGCCGCTACGAGCTGGCGGACGAGAGTACGGTCGCGGGCGTGCGCATCCGCGCGCCGATGATGCAGATCCACACTGTCGCTGCCGGTGGCGGATCGGTGTGCCGTTTCGACGGCATGCGGTTTCGCGTGGGCCCGGAGTCCGCGGGCGCGAAGCCGGGACCCGCGTCTTACCGGGGCGGTGGGCCTTTGACCGTTACCGACTGCAACCTGTTCCTGGGCCGCATCGTCCCCAACGAATTCCCGGCCGTGTTCGGACCGCAGGGCGACGAGCGCCTCGACCCGGCAGCGTCCGAGGCGCGGCTGCGGGAAGTCGCGGACCATGTGGAGCGGGCGCTCGGGCGGCGCATGGAGCTTGCCGAGATTGCGGAAGGCTTCCTGCGCATTGCCGTCGACAACATGGCCAACGCGATCCGCAAGATCTCGATCGCGCGCGGCCATGACGTCAGGCGCTACACCCTGGTGAGCTTCGGCGGAGCGGGCGGCCAGCATGCGTGCCGTGTGGCGGACTCGCTCGGCATTGAGCGCATTCTCGTGCACCCGCTAGCGAGCCTCCTGTCGGCCTATGGGATCGGCCTGGCGGACGTGAAGGCGATCCGCGAGGCTGGCGTCGTGAAGCCGCTGAGCGAGGACTTTTCCCTGCCCCTGCAGGTGCTGGAAGATGCCGCGACCGAGGCACTGATCGAGCAGGGCGTCGAACGCGACCGCGTCGAGCTTCATCGTCGTGCGCGGCTGCGGCTCGCCGGAAGCGACACGACGCTGGAAGTCGAGGTCGGACCAGAGACGCAAATGCGCGAGACCTTCTCCGATCTTCACCGCAAGCGGTTCGGCTATGTTGACGAGGCGGGCGAGGTCATCGTCGATGCGCTGATCGTCGAGGCGGTCGCACCTACCGGGACCGAGGCGGTTTTCACGCAGCCGCCGGGCGGTGGCGCTGAACCGCGCGACTTTGGCGATTGGAAGGTCTTCGCGCGTAACGGCTTATCTGGCGAGCAGCGCGTCGAAGGACCGGCGCTCGTCACGGACCGCTCGTCTGTCACCGTGGTCGAACACGGCTGGAGAGCCGCACGGATCGAGGACGGAACGCTCGTCCTCACGCGTCCCACGCCCGTCCAACGCGCGCATGCGATCGGCACCGACGCCGATCCGGTGATGCTTGAGATCTTCAACAATCTGTTCATGGCGATCGCCGAGGAGATGGGCGTTGCGCTGCAGTCCACGGCGACGTCTGTGAACATCAAGGAGCGGCTCGACTTCTCCTGCGCGATCTTCGACGCAGAGGGCGCGTTGATTGCCAATGCACCGCACATCCCCGTGCACTTGGGGTCGATGGGCGAGAGCATCCGCACGATCATCGAAACGCGCGGCGGCAATCGCGACGGCCGCGGAATTAGGCGCGGCGATGCCTATGTGCTGAACGACCCCTATCGCGGCGGGACGCACTTGCCCGACATCACGGTGATCGTGCCGGTGTTCTACGGCGGCGAAGACGAACCGTCGGCGTTCGTCGCGGCACGCGGGCACCATGCCGACATCGGCGGGATCGCGCCGGGATCGATGCCGCCGGACAGCCGCTCGATCGACCAAGAAGGCGTGCTGATCGACAATGTGCTGCTCGTGGATGAGGGGCATTTCCGCGACCCCGAGATCCGTGCGCTGCTCGGCCTGGGCGAATGGCCGGCGCGCAACATCGATCGCAACATTTCCGACCTGAAGGCGCAGCTGGCGGCATGCGTGCGGGGCGCGGAAGTGCTTGCGGCGACGGCGCGCGATTACGGTCCTGACGTGATCGCCGCCTACATGCGGCATGTCCTCGCGAATGCCGAAGAATCCGTGCGGCGGTTGCTGGACAGACTCGACGATGGCGGGTTCGAATATGAGATGGACAATGGTGCGCGCGTCGCCGTGAAGATCGCCATCGACAAGGCAAGCCGCTCCGCAACGTTCGACTTCACCGGAACGAGCGCACAGCTGCCTGACAATTTCAACGCGCCTTATTCGATAGTGCGCGCGGCCTCGCTTTACGTCGTGCGCACGCTCGTCGACGATCCAATCCCTATGAACGACGGGTGCCTTCGTCCGATCAGGCTGGTCGTGCCGGACGGCTGCATGCTGTCGCCTCGCTATCCGGCGGCAGTCGTCGCCGGGAACGTCGAGACGAGCCAGGTGGTCACCGACACCTTGTTCGCCGCGACCGGGCGGCTCGCGCCGAGCCAGGGGACGATGAACAATTTCACCTTCGGCAACGCGCGCCACCAATATTATGAGACGATTGCCGGCGGGTCGGGTGCCGGACCTGACCACGACGGGACGAGCGCCGTGCAGACGCACATGACGAACAGCCGGCTGACCGATCCCGAAGTGCTGGAGACGCGCCTGCCGGTCCGGCTGGAGCGGTTCGCGATCCGGCGTCGCTCCGGCGGCGAAGGGCTGCACCGGGGCGGCGACGGGGTCGTGCGCGACGTACGTTTCCTTGAGCCGATGCGCGCGAACATGCTCGCCAACCGCCGGCGCGTTGCACCGAAGGGCCTCGCCGGCGGCGGCGATGCACTGCCAGGCCGCAACTGGGTGGAGCGTGTCGACGGGAGCAGCGAGCAGCTGACGGCCACCGACGCGGCGGAGATGCAGCCGGGCGACCGCTTCGTCATCGAGACGCCGGGCGGCGGCGGCTTCGGAGCGCGCGCATGA
- a CDS encoding DUF969 domain-containing protein, with the protein MSYWPLLGILLVVLGFALRMNAMLVVTVSAIVTGLLGGMDLHKVIATFGKAFNDNRIIAIVWIVLPVIGALERYGLQQQAAAVIRKMKAATVGRLLLLYLGLRQITAALGLTSIAGHPQTVRPLVAPMALAAAEQQHGEVDEETAEKVKATSAATDNIGLFFGEDIFIAIGSIVLIQQTLITYGYNLSPLHLALWAVPSAIAAFIIHGTRLLLLDRKLGRTRK; encoded by the coding sequence ATGAGCTATTGGCCGCTGCTGGGCATATTGCTCGTCGTCCTCGGCTTCGCGCTGCGGATGAACGCGATGCTGGTGGTGACCGTGTCGGCCATCGTCACCGGGCTGCTCGGCGGCATGGACCTGCACAAGGTCATTGCGACTTTCGGCAAGGCGTTCAACGACAACCGCATCATCGCGATCGTGTGGATCGTCCTGCCGGTCATCGGTGCGCTCGAACGCTACGGGCTGCAGCAGCAGGCGGCGGCAGTCATCCGCAAGATGAAGGCGGCCACCGTCGGGCGATTGCTGCTGCTTTATTTGGGCCTGCGGCAGATCACCGCTGCGCTGGGACTGACGAGCATTGCAGGTCACCCGCAAACGGTTCGGCCACTCGTGGCGCCGATGGCCCTTGCCGCGGCTGAGCAGCAGCATGGCGAAGTGGATGAGGAGACCGCCGAGAAAGTGAAGGCGACGTCGGCCGCGACCGACAATATCGGCCTGTTCTTCGGCGAGGACATCTTCATCGCGATCGGCTCGATCGTCCTGATCCAGCAGACGCTGATCACTTACGGATACAATCTGTCGCCGCTGCACCTGGCCCTGTGGGCGGTCCCGAGCGCGATCGCGGCCTTCATCATCCACGGGACGCGGCTTCTGCTGCTCGACCGCAAGCTGGGCCGGACGCGCAAATGA
- a CDS encoding DUF979 domain-containing protein, with protein MITLHWLYALAGAMFAAFALLSVRDRSNPKRLGNSAFWGLMALSLLGGDVIGDFGNGLLVLGLAALGGFGFIGRSHPATTSEGERVSWSAELGNKLFLPALIIPATALIGTLVYNYTSVGSLGWIEAKRETYVFLCLGALLALATIYAWLRAPVLAPLQEGRRLIDAIGWAAVLPQMLAALGVLFAAAGVGTIIGDLTQSVIPKGSIFLTVLVFAFGMVLFTMIMGNAFAAFPVMAAAIGVPLLIQAYGGDPAVVGAVGMLAGFCGTLMTPMAANFNLVPAALLELKDQYGVIRAQIPTALPLLAVNILILYFAAFR; from the coding sequence ATGATCACGCTGCACTGGCTCTATGCGCTCGCCGGAGCGATGTTCGCGGCCTTTGCCTTGCTCAGCGTCCGCGACAGGTCGAACCCCAAGCGGCTGGGCAATTCGGCGTTCTGGGGATTGATGGCGCTGAGCCTGCTCGGCGGCGATGTCATCGGCGATTTCGGCAACGGCCTGCTGGTGCTCGGGCTGGCGGCGCTGGGCGGCTTCGGCTTCATCGGCCGAAGCCATCCGGCGACCACCAGCGAAGGAGAGCGCGTGAGCTGGTCGGCGGAGCTGGGCAACAAGCTTTTCCTGCCCGCGCTCATCATTCCCGCGACCGCGCTGATCGGTACGCTCGTCTACAACTACACGTCCGTGGGCTCACTCGGCTGGATCGAGGCGAAGCGCGAGACGTACGTGTTCCTCTGCCTGGGCGCCTTGCTGGCGCTCGCAACGATCTATGCCTGGCTTCGCGCGCCCGTGCTGGCGCCCTTGCAGGAAGGCCGCCGTCTGATCGACGCGATCGGCTGGGCCGCGGTGCTTCCGCAGATGCTGGCGGCGCTGGGCGTGCTCTTCGCCGCGGCGGGTGTCGGGACGATCATCGGGGACCTGACACAGTCGGTCATTCCGAAGGGCAGCATCTTCCTGACGGTGCTCGTGTTCGCGTTTGGAATGGTCCTGTTCACGATGATCATGGGGAATGCCTTCGCTGCTTTCCCGGTGATGGCGGCGGCGATCGGCGTGCCGCTGCTCATTCAGGCGTATGGAGGCGATCCCGCGGTGGTCGGAGCCGTCGGCATGCTCGCGGGCTTCTGCGGGACGTTGATGACCCCGATGGCGGCCAACTTCAATCTGGTGCCCGCGGCGTTGCTGGAGCTGAAGGATCAGTATGGCGTGATCCGGGCGCAAATCCCGACCGCGCTGCCGCTGCTCGCAGTAAACATCCTAATCCTGTATTTCGCGGCCTTCCGATGA
- a CDS encoding DUF2891 domain-containing protein — MSRFSLDSDTAARFARIALGHVRQEYPHKLDHVLGSDEDALPPHVLHPIFYGSFDWHSCVHGWWTLLTLRRLFPDTDEARAIEKLADQSFTAEKVEVERAYLDRPLSKGFERPYGWAWLLQLHLEASRHADASWAAELEPLARAFANRLREHLQVLTYPIRVGTHFNTAFALVLSLEWAEEFDEPLAEAICERSKHWFENDRDCQAWEPGGDEFLSPALIEALCMARVLTEPEFHGWFSGFLPRVDCGEPASLFMPATVSDRSDGKIAHLDGLNLSRAWCWISLAPLLPEDSQLAYDTAEAHLASAMPHVAGDYMGEHWLATFALLALLASDT; from the coding sequence ATGAGCCGCTTCAGCCTCGACTCGGACACTGCCGCGCGTTTCGCGAGGATCGCGCTCGGCCACGTGCGGCAGGAATATCCGCACAAGCTCGACCATGTGCTCGGGTCCGACGAGGACGCGCTTCCGCCGCACGTGCTGCACCCCATCTTCTACGGCAGCTTCGACTGGCACAGTTGCGTTCACGGCTGGTGGACGCTGCTGACGCTGCGGCGTCTGTTCCCCGATACGGACGAGGCGCGGGCGATCGAGAAGCTCGCCGACCAGAGCTTCACCGCGGAAAAGGTGGAAGTCGAGCGCGCCTATCTCGACCGGCCGCTGAGCAAGGGGTTCGAGCGGCCCTATGGCTGGGCGTGGCTGCTGCAGCTCCATCTCGAAGCATCGCGGCACGCCGATGCAAGCTGGGCTGCCGAGCTGGAGCCATTGGCGCGGGCGTTCGCCAATCGGCTTCGCGAGCATCTGCAGGTCCTGACCTACCCCATCCGCGTCGGCACGCATTTCAATACCGCGTTCGCGTTGGTGCTCTCGCTCGAATGGGCGGAGGAGTTCGACGAGCCGCTGGCGGAGGCAATCTGCGAGCGATCGAAGCACTGGTTCGAGAACGATCGCGACTGCCAAGCGTGGGAGCCGGGCGGCGACGAGTTCCTGTCGCCCGCGCTGATCGAAGCTTTGTGCATGGCGCGCGTGCTGACGGAGCCGGAGTTCCACGGCTGGTTCAGCGGCTTCCTGCCGCGCGTCGATTGCGGGGAGCCGGCATCGCTGTTCATGCCTGCGACGGTCAGCGACCGCAGCGACGGCAAGATCGCGCATCTCGACGGGCTGAACCTCAGCCGCGCCTGGTGCTGGATCAGCCTCGCGCCGCTGCTGCCGGAGGACTCACAGCTCGCCTACGACACCGCCGAAGCGCATCTCGCCTCGGCGATGCCGCACGTGGCGGGGGATTATATGGGCGAGCACTGGCTCGCAACGTTTGCGCTTCTCGCGCTGCTCGCTAGTGACACTTGA
- the paaD gene encoding 1,2-phenylacetyl-CoA epoxidase subunit PaaD, with amino-acid sequence MSDVAVRDEAAIMAVLDHVMDPEIPVVSITDLGIVRGFAPNPPRVLLTPTYTGCPATIAIEHLVREALDAAGLDDVHIERVLFPPWTTEWISERGRRQLRAYGIDPPHPEAQAVCPQCGSSDTVEVSRFGSTPCKAQWRCNACLEPFDRFKCH; translated from the coding sequence ATGAGCGACGTCGCTGTGCGGGACGAGGCGGCGATCATGGCCGTGCTCGATCATGTGATGGATCCGGAGATTCCGGTCGTCTCGATCACCGATCTCGGCATCGTGCGCGGTTTCGCACCCAACCCGCCGCGAGTCCTTCTGACGCCCACCTACACCGGCTGTCCCGCGACGATCGCCATCGAGCACCTCGTGCGCGAGGCGCTGGATGCGGCCGGGCTCGACGACGTTCACATCGAGCGGGTGCTCTTCCCGCCCTGGACGACCGAATGGATCAGCGAGCGCGGGCGCCGGCAGCTCAGGGCCTACGGGATCGATCCCCCACATCCGGAGGCGCAGGCGGTCTGCCCGCAATGCGGTTCAAGCGACACGGTGGAGGTCAGCCGCTTCGGCTCGACGCCGTGCAAGGCTCAGTGGCGGTGCAATGCCTGCCTGGAGCCGTTCGACCGCTTCAAGTGTCACTAG
- the pcaF gene encoding 3-oxoadipyl-CoA thiolase → MTEAFICDAIRTPIGRYAGALSSVRADDLAAIPIKALIDRNSGVDWGELDDVILGCANQAGEDNRNLARMAGLLAGLPDSSGGVTLNRLCGSGLDAVAMAARAIRGGESDLIIAGGSESMSRAPFVMAKATSAFDRNAEMYDTTIGWRFVNPKMKAAYGDDTMPSTGENVAQDFQVSREDQDAFALRSQEKAAAAQANGRLAAEIVGVEIPQRKGDPVVVDRDEHPRATTLEALAKLKPIVRPDGTVTAGNASGVNDGAAALIIASEEAAKRNGLTPRARVLGAAVAGVPPRIMGIGPAPASEKLTKRLGIKIADFDVIELNEAFAAQGLAVLRQLGIADDDARVNPNGGAIALGHPLGMSGARLALTATEELQRNGGKLALATMCIGVGQGIALALERV, encoded by the coding sequence ATGACCGAAGCCTTTATTTGCGATGCCATCCGCACGCCGATCGGGCGGTATGCGGGCGCTCTCTCGTCCGTTCGCGCCGATGACCTCGCCGCGATTCCGATCAAGGCGCTGATCGACCGCAACTCGGGCGTCGACTGGGGCGAGCTCGACGACGTGATCCTCGGCTGCGCCAACCAGGCGGGCGAGGACAACCGCAACCTCGCGCGCATGGCGGGCTTGCTCGCCGGGCTTCCCGACAGCTCCGGCGGCGTCACGCTCAACCGCCTGTGCGGCTCGGGCCTCGACGCGGTCGCGATGGCTGCGCGGGCCATCCGCGGCGGAGAGTCCGACCTGATCATCGCCGGCGGCTCGGAAAGCATGAGCCGCGCCCCATTCGTCATGGCCAAGGCGACCAGCGCCTTCGACCGCAATGCGGAGATGTACGACACGACCATTGGCTGGCGCTTCGTCAATCCGAAGATGAAGGCCGCGTACGGCGACGACACCATGCCGAGCACCGGCGAGAACGTCGCGCAGGACTTCCAGGTCAGCCGCGAGGACCAGGACGCCTTCGCGCTCCGCAGCCAGGAAAAGGCCGCCGCGGCCCAGGCCAACGGCCGCCTCGCTGCCGAAATCGTCGGCGTCGAAATCCCGCAGCGCAAAGGCGATCCCGTCGTCGTCGACCGAGACGAGCACCCCCGCGCGACCACGCTCGAAGCGCTCGCAAAGCTGAAGCCGATCGTCCGTCCCGACGGCACCGTGACCGCCGGCAACGCGTCGGGCGTCAACGACGGTGCCGCGGCGCTCATCATCGCCTCCGAAGAAGCGGCCAAGCGCAACGGCCTTACCCCCCGCGCCCGCGTCCTCGGTGCCGCGGTCGCTGGCGTCCCGCCCCGCATCATGGGCATCGGCCCAGCACCAGCCTCCGAGAAGCTGACCAAGCGCCTTGGCATCAAGATCGCCGACTTCGACGTGATCGAGCTTAACGAAGCCTTTGCCGCCCAAGGCTTGGCCGTCCTGCGCCAGCTCGGCATTGCCGACGACGATGCGCGCGTGAACCCCAACGGCGGCGCCATCGCCCTCGGCCATCCGCTCGGCATGTCCGGGGCCCGCCTCGCGCTCACCGCGACCGAAGAGCTTCAGCGCAACGGCGGGAAGCTCGCCCTCGCGACCATGTGCATTGGCGTCGGCCAAGGCATCGCGCTGGCGCTCGAACGGGTGTAA